Proteins co-encoded in one Megalops cyprinoides isolate fMegCyp1 chromosome 1, fMegCyp1.pri, whole genome shotgun sequence genomic window:
- the LOC118790652 gene encoding angiotensinogen-like has product MCQILSHFLLLLWLPFIMTNRVYVHPFGLFALNNVSCKTVKDQVENPLKTVDLTLIESKDSAEPEIHDRKATESLKQSITQHTLVLASLQNSFGLRLYHALRKQKTTNALFSPINTFGALVTLYFGASKHTATHLQHFLGLVKETDKEECISPFDGHKVLRTLQDISSLAEGAAVEIKTMSWTLVSSKADLSEEFARGTQEFSDNSYIRAVDFSQTQEAEAQVNSFIQRTSSGKTEHVFKTISPSADLLFASFLHFKGKWVAFHPEATSLQDFWIDEKTSVKVSLMTHTGDYKYLNDKSRRCTIIKLPLSEKTYMLLVLPHQGTDLDHIEAKLSTEVISTWHQHLKGGFLEVSLPKFSIKAVNDLRVILSHMKLQDLLGKGANFQRLSTKDQFNVDQVLNKAMFEMSENVSENQDKAQEGRVALKLTVNRPFCFTVIEGNTDAILLLGRVTNPVQ; this is encoded by the exons atgtgtcaaatattGAGTCATTTTCTACTGCTCTTATGGCTCCCCTTTATCATGACCAATCGTGTGTATGTCCACCCCTTTGGCCTATTTGCCTTGAACAACGTCAGCTGCAAGACTGTAAAGGACCAGGTTGAGAATCCCTTGAAGACAGTCGATCTCACACTCATAGAATCAAAGGATAGTGCAGAGCCTGAAATCCATGACCGAAAAGCTACTGAGAGTCTGAAGCAGAGTATTACCCAGCACACGTTGGTTCTCGCCAGCCTGCAGAACTCCTTTGGCCTGCGGCTCTACCATGCCTTAAGGAAGCAGAAGACAACGAATGCCCTGTTCTCCCCTATCAATACGTTTGGAGCACTAGTTACCCTCTACTTTGGTGCTTCCAAGCATACTGCTACACATCTCCAGCACTTTCTGGGCCTTGTCAAAGAGACAGATAAGGAGGAATGCATTTCCCCTTTTGATGGTCACAAGGTGCTTCGTACTCTCCAGGACATCAGCTCCTTGGCTGAGGGAGCAGCAGTTGAGATCAAGACCATGTCATGGACCTTGGTCAGCAGCAAGGCAGACTTGTCAGAGGAGTTTGCCAGAGGCACCCAGGAATTCTCAGACAACTCCTACATCCGAGCAGTGGATTTCTCTCAGACCCAGGAGGCTGAAGCCCAGGTCAACTCTTTCATCCAGAGGACATCCTCAGGGAAAACCGAGCACGTGTTCAAGACTATCAGCCCCTCTGCAGATCTCCTATTTGCcagttttcttcatttcaagG GGAAGTGGGTTGCATTCCATCCTGAGGCCACCTCGCTGCAGGATTTCTGGATTGATGAAAAGACAAGTGTCAAGGTGTCTCTGATGACCCACACTGGAGACTATAAGTACCTGAATGACAAGAGCAGGAGGTGTACCATTATCAAACTCCCCCTGAGTGAGAAGACCTACATGCTCCTGGTGCTGCCCCATCAGGGGACTGATCTTGACCACATTGAGGCTAAACTCTCAACCGAGGTCATCTCAACATGGCACCAACACCTAAAGGGAGG ATTCCTAGAGGTGTCCCTGCCTAAATTCTCCATAAAAGCTGTAAATGACCTCAGGGTCATTCTGTCCCACATGAAGCTTCAGGATCTACTAGGCAAAGGAGCTAACTTCCAAAGACTCAGTACCAAAGACCAATTCAATGTTGACCAG GTTCTGAACAAAGCAATGTTTGAgatgtctgaaaatgtgtctgaaaacCAGGACAAGGCCCAGGAGGGCAGAGTTGCCCTGAAGCTTACTGTCAACAGGCCCTTTTGTTTCACGGTCATTGAGGGGAACACAGATGCCATCCTTCTTCTTGGGAGAGTTACCAACCCCGTGCAATAA
- the capn9 gene encoding calpain-9, protein MPYSSTVSSRGLQPTKVVSAQSDGKTFEQLRQECLQRKVLFEDPDFPACDSSLFYSQSVPINFQWKRPLEICQDPKFILGGADRTDICQGELGDCWLLAAIASLTLHKQTLARVVPHDQSFEDRYAGIFHFQFWQHNQWLDVVVDDKLPTVRNRLVFVHSADNNEFWSALLEKAYAKLHGSYEALKGGSTLEAMEDFTGGVGETYETKAAPDNLFQILQKAQERGSMLGCSIDITSSAESEARTSTGLVKGHAYSITGLEEVNYRGGKIQLIRVRNPWGQVEWNGPWSDNSREWNMIDRAEKNRIMQNSLDDGEFWMEFGDFKANYDRIEICNLTPDALTDDTTRKWEVTMFEGNWIRGSTAGGCRNYIDTFWTNPQFKLTLVDTDDDADDQCSVIVALMQKNRRRLRKEGLDLETIGFAIYEAPNEEDHQGKDFFRYNASKARSKTYINVREISQRFLLPPGNYLLVPTTFQPHHEADFMLRIFSEKKADTQELGNTIEADLPDPPMPNPPEEETDEEKGLRRLFQQISGSDQAISARELQFVLNEVLARRKEVKFDGVSLNTCHSIINLMDVDSSGMLDFQEFKIFWDKLKKWIMLFLSFDTDRSGRMSSYELRIALKAAGIQLNTKLLQLLGLRFADSNYDIDFDDYLTCIVRLENMIRVFQALDKKKKGVVSMNIEQFLFLSMNV, encoded by the exons ATGCCTTACAGTTCCACCGTGTCCAGTCGAGGCCTCCAGCCCACGAAGGTTGTCAGCGCTCAGTCAGATGGCAAGACGTTTGAGCAACTGAGGCAGGAGTGCCTGCAGAGAAAGGTGCTGTTTGAGGATCCTGACTTCCCTGCATGTGACTCGTCTCTGTTCTACAGCCAGAGTGTCCCCATCAACTTTCAGTGGAAGCGACCACtg GAAATTTGTCAAGACCCTAAATTTATCCTGGGTGGAGCTGATAGAACAGATATCTGCCAAGGAGAGCTGG GTGACTGCTGGTTACTGGCTGCCATTGCCTCTCTAACTCTCCATAAGCAAACATTGGCCAGGGTGGTGCCACATGACCAGAGTTTTGAAGACAGATATGCTGGGATTTTTCACTTCCAG TTCTGGCAGCACAACCAGTGGCTAGATGTGGTCGTTGATGACAAGCTGCCCACAGTCCGCAACCGCCTGGTGTTCGTCCATTCGGCCGACAACAATGAGTTCTGGAGCGCCCTGCTGGAGAAGGCCTATGCCAA GCTCCATGGCAGCTATGAAGCCCTGAAGGGGGGCAGCACTCTGGAGGCTATGGAAGATTTCACTGGAGGTGTGGGGGAAACATATGAGACCAAGGCCGCCCCTGATAACCTCTTCCAGATCCTCCAGAAGGCCCAAGAACGAGGGTCCATGCTAGGCTGCTCCATTGAC ATCACCAGCTCTGCAGAATCAGAGGCTCGCACATCCACAGGTCTGGTCAAGGGACACGCCTATTCCATAACAGGCCTGGAGGAG GTAAATTACAGAGGGGGTAAGATCCAGCTCATTCGGGTGAGGAATCCCTGGGGACAGGTGGAGTGGAATGGGCCATGGAGTGACAA CTCTAGAGAATGGAACATGATTGACAGGGCAGAGAAGAATCGCATTATGCAGAATTCCTTGGATGATGGAGAATTCTG GATGGAGTTTGGGGACTTCAAAGCTAATTACGACAGAATCGAGATCTGCAACCTGACGCCGGATGCCCTCACAGATGACACTACGCGGAAGTGGGAAGTGACAATGTTTGAGGGGAACTGGATCCGTGGGTCGACAGCAGGGGGCTGCCGCAACTACATTG ATACCTTCTGGACCAATCCGCAGTTCAAACTGACCCTGGTGGACACAGATGATGATGCCGATGACCAGTGCAGTGTCATCGTGGCCCTGATGCAGAAGAACAGACGCAGGTTGCGAAAAGAGGGGTTGGACCTGGAGACCATTGGATTCGCCATCTATGAA GCACCCAATGAGGAGGATCATCAAGGCAAGGACTTCTTCCGATACAACGCTTCCAAAGCCAGAAGCAAGACCTACATTAACGTGAGGGAGATCTCCCAACGCTTTCTGCTTCCCCCAGGGAACTACCTCCTGGTGCCTACAACATTCCAACCTCACCATGAGGCCGACTTCATGCTCAGGATCTTCTCTGAGAAGAAGGCTGACACACA GGAGCTGGGAAACACAATTGAGGCTGACCTACCAGAT CCACCTATGCCCAACCCACCTGAGGAGGAGACAGATGAGGAGAAGGGCCTGAGGAGGCTCTTCCAGCAGATCTCCGGCTCG GATCAGGCAATCAGTGCCAGAGAGCTTCAGTTTGTCCTGAACGAGGTGTTGGCCAGGA ggAAGGAGGTCAAGTTTGATGGCGTGAGCCTCAACACCTGCCACAGCATTATTAATCTGATGGAT GTTGACAGCTCAGGGATGCTGGACTTTCAGGAATTCAAAATCTTCTGGGATAAATTGAAAAAATGGATT ATGCTGTTCCTCTCCTTTGACACAGACAGGTCTGGACGCATGTCCTCTTATGAGCTGCGCATTGCTCTCAAAGCAGCAG GAATTCAACTCAACACCAAGCTTCTGCAGTTATTGGGACTGAGGTTCGCAGACTCGAACTATGACATTGATTTTGATGATTACCTCACCTGCATCGTGCGTCTGGAGAACATGATTA GAGTTTTCCAGGCATTggacaaaaagaagaaaggggTGGTTTCCATGAATATCGAGCAG TTCCTGTTCTTATCCATGAATGTCTGA